One segment of Spodoptera frugiperda isolate SF20-4 chromosome 5, AGI-APGP_CSIRO_Sfru_2.0, whole genome shotgun sequence DNA contains the following:
- the LOC118272271 gene encoding arylphorin subunit alpha yields MKTVLLLAGLVALVMGSAVPHKHDFKLKAVESKFVEYQKKILALFEHSEQLDYSSDYYKVGKDYDIEANLQNYSNKQAVEEFLLVYRTGTLPKYYPFSIFYERMRDEAIALFHVLYYAKDFETFYKTAAWAKVYMNEEQFFYAYYIAIVQRKDTAGIVLPAPYEVYPQLFMNKDVQTRLYSIKMQNGFINEKLAGEYGMVKENNNYIFYANYSTSLTYPNMEQKLSYFTEDIGLNSYYFYFHSQLPFWWKTEKWVALKDRLGEVFFYYYQQLLARYYLERLPHGLGEIPEFSWYSTFKTGYYPQLYTLMSPFVQRSNDYNIHNEKNYEYIRFLDTYEKTFFQFLQKGEFKSPEKEMNYVGNYWHMNSDLYAEQSNKDLHQYSYEIIARHVLGASPKPFDKYTFMPSALDFYQTSLRDPAFYQLYQRIIDYLIDYKQYVKPYDHNDLHFVGVKINDVQVSELVTYFDYFDFNATNSAYYNKQELKAYPVNYIVRQPRLNHKPFSVKVDVKSDVASDAVFKIFIGPKYHANGYPVNIEDDWMKFYELDWFVQKLVPGENKIERKSSEFALFKEDSVPIHEIYEWLEQGKVPYDMSVQPDNMPRRLMLPKGTLGGFPFQLFVFVYPYNSVNKKAESVFETYMLDNKPLGYPFDRPVREAYFRQPNVFFKDVKIFHKDAYYPYQLNVPEYFLKKKM; encoded by the exons ATGAAGACTGTCTTACTCCTTGCTGGGCTCGTCGCCCTGGTGATGGGCAGCGCCGTCCCACACAAACATGACTTCAAACTGAAGGCTG TGGAATCCAAATTCGTTGAGTACCAGAAGAAGATTTTGGCGCTTTTCGAACACTCCGAGCAGCTGGATTACTCTTCTGACTACTACAAAGTTGGCAAGGACTATGACATCGAAGCAAACCTTCAAAACTACTCG AACAAGCAAGCCGTGGAAGAGTTCTTGCTGGTGTATAGAACTGGAACTCTACCGAAATATTATCCATTTTCCATTTTCTACGAACGCATGAGGGATGAAGCCATCGCTCTGTTCCACGTCTTGTACTATGCGAAGGACTTCGAAACCTTCTACAAAACTGCAGCCTGGGCTAAGGTCTACATGAACGAAGAACAATTCTTTTATGCATACTACATCGCTATCGTCCAAAGGAAAGATACTGCTGGCATTGTTCTCCCGGCACCCTATGAAGTCTACCCACAGCTCTTCATGAACAAAGACGTTCAGACAAGGTTATATTCCATTAAGATGCAAAATGGCTTCATAAATGAAAAACTTGCCGGTGAATATGGTATGGTGAAAGAAAACAACAACTACATCTTCTACGCAAACTACTCCACCTCCTTGACTTACCCGAACATGGAACAGAAACTGTCCTACTTCACTGAAGATATCGGCTTGAACTCGTACTACTTCTACTTCCACTCACAGCTACCTTTCTGGTGGAAGACTGAAAAATGGGTTGCATTGAAGGACCGTCTTGGTGAAGTCTTCTTCTACTACTACCAACAACTTCTGGCTCGTTACTATTTGGAACGTCTTCCCCATGGTTTGGGTGAAATTCCTGAATTCTCGTGGTATTCTACCTTCAAGACTGGATACTACCCTCAATTGTATACACTTATGTCTCCTTTCGTCCAGAGAAGCAATGACTACAACATCCACAATGAAAAGAATTACGAATACATTCGTTTCTTGGACACTTACGAGAAGACATTCTTCCAATTCTTGCAGAAGGGCGAATTTAAATCG CCGGAGAAGGAAATGAACTACGTCGGCAACTACTGGCACATGAACTCCGACTTGTACGCTGAGCAGAGCAACAAGGACCTGCACCAGTATTCTTACGAAATCATCGCTCGTCACGTCCTTGGTGCTAGCCCCAAGCCTTTCGACAA GTACACCTTCATGCCATCCGCATTGGACTTCTACCAGACTTCCCTGCGCGATCCTGCATTCTACCAGCTCTACCAGAGAATCATCGATTACCTTATTGATTACAAGCAGTACGTGAAACCATACGACCACAATGACCTTCACTTCGTGGGTGTTAAGATCAACGACGTTCAAGTCAGCGAACTAGTCACTTACTTCGACTACTTCGACTTTAATGCCACAAACAGCGCCTACTACAACAAGCAAGAACTTAAAGCCTACCCGGTGAACTACATTGTCCGTCAACCACGACTCAACCACAAACCTTTCAGCGTTAAAGTTGATGTTAAGTCTGACGTAGCATCAGACGCCGTCTTCAAGATCTTCATTGGACCTAAATACCACGCCAATGGCTACCCGGTTAACATTGAGGATGACTGGATGAAGTTCTACGAACTGGACTGGTTCGTGCAGAAACTTGTACCTGGTGAGAACAAGATTGAACGCAAATCCAGCGAGTTTGCACTCTTCAAGGAGGACTCTGTTCCCATCCACGAGATCTACGAATGGTTAGAGCAAGGAAAGGTGCCATATGACATGTCAGTTCAGCCCGACAACATGCCAAGGAGACTGATGCTGCCTAAGGGTACTCTTGGTGGTTTCCCATTCCAGCTGTTTGTGTTCGTCTACCCATACAACAGTGTTAACAAGAAAGCAGAGAGTGTATTTGAGACATACATGTTGGACAACAAACCTTTGGGATATCCATTTGACCGCCCCGTGCGTGAGGCTTACTTCAGACAACCCAACGTCTTCTTCAAGGATGTTAAGATCTTCCATAAGGATGCGTACTATCCTTATCAGCTCAATGTTCCGGAATATTTCTTGAAAAAGAAGATGTAA